In Geotalea uraniireducens, one genomic interval encodes:
- a CDS encoding methyl-accepting chemotaxis protein yields MLNFLRKDLLEEKARLEEKIAALEREREQLQGEKFRCQSIVSAIAAPMFVVDRNLVITHVNEAALTAMGYRSDEVVGRMTCAELARTPICGTADCTLKNCMRTGEVIVGETVAETRDRRKIPIKAVCSAIYDEAGNIAGGMEVIVDQTEVVRAKWEIDNILRSVAAPMFVVDKNLLITSVNDAALKAMGYQRDEVVGRMTCADFARTPLCNSANCTIKNCMQSGQTIIGETVAEARNGSKIPIQAACSALLDEEGRPYGGMEVIIDITEVKRLQREANEQREYLERQVRMLVEKLEAFSAGDLSIELVAERQDEIGQIVESLSRAVRNLAEFARAAEQIAIGNINTEVKPRSDRDTLGAALASLIASQQEKAYLAEQIAGGDLSVSVAVLSELDTLGKALARMVAKLKDVVADVKNAADNVTAGSQELSSSSEEMSQGATEQAAAAEEASSSMEQMSSNIRQNADNASQTEKIAVKSAQDAREGGKAVAETVVAMKEIAGKISIIEEIARQTNLLALNAAIEAARAGEHGKGFAVVAAEVRKLAERSQKAAGEISELSSTSVEVAEKAGGMLARMVPDIQRTAELVQEISAASREQDAGAEQINRAIQQLDQVIQQNASASEEMASTSEELASQAEQLQSIISFFKTGEESSQGARRDAAAGKNGANAKKRLGYGPAGAASRPRPGAAGGTRQAGAARGVMLDMGAASDGMDDEFEKY; encoded by the coding sequence ATGCTGAATTTTTTGCGCAAGGATTTGCTCGAAGAGAAGGCCCGCCTGGAAGAAAAAATTGCCGCGCTGGAGCGCGAGCGGGAACAACTGCAGGGAGAGAAATTTCGCTGCCAGTCCATTGTCTCGGCAATCGCCGCGCCGATGTTTGTGGTGGACCGCAATCTGGTCATCACCCATGTCAACGAGGCTGCGCTCACCGCCATGGGGTACCGCAGCGACGAGGTGGTCGGCCGAATGACCTGCGCCGAGCTTGCCAGGACGCCGATCTGCGGCACTGCCGACTGCACCCTGAAGAACTGCATGCGCACCGGTGAAGTGATCGTCGGCGAGACGGTGGCCGAGACGCGGGATCGGCGCAAGATCCCGATCAAGGCGGTCTGCTCGGCGATTTACGACGAGGCGGGAAATATTGCCGGCGGCATGGAGGTGATCGTCGACCAAACCGAGGTGGTCAGGGCGAAATGGGAAATCGACAACATCCTCCGCTCGGTGGCGGCGCCGATGTTCGTTGTCGACAAGAATTTGCTGATCACCTCGGTGAACGATGCCGCCCTCAAGGCAATGGGCTACCAAAGGGATGAGGTGGTCGGGCGGATGACCTGCGCCGACTTCGCCCGGACGCCGCTCTGCAATAGTGCCAACTGCACCATCAAAAACTGCATGCAGAGCGGTCAGACGATCATCGGCGAGACGGTGGCCGAGGCGCGCAACGGCAGTAAGATCCCGATCCAGGCGGCCTGCTCGGCGTTGCTCGACGAGGAGGGGCGCCCCTACGGCGGGATGGAGGTGATCATCGATATCACCGAGGTCAAGCGGCTGCAGCGGGAGGCGAACGAGCAGCGGGAGTACCTGGAACGGCAGGTGCGGATGCTGGTCGAAAAATTGGAAGCCTTCTCGGCGGGCGATCTCAGCATTGAACTGGTTGCCGAGCGGCAGGACGAGATCGGCCAGATCGTCGAGAGCCTGAGCCGGGCGGTGCGCAATCTGGCGGAGTTCGCCCGGGCCGCCGAGCAGATTGCCATCGGCAACATCAACACCGAGGTGAAGCCCCGCTCCGACCGGGATACCCTTGGCGCCGCCCTGGCGTCGCTAATCGCCAGTCAGCAGGAGAAGGCGTATCTGGCCGAGCAGATCGCCGGCGGTGATCTGAGTGTCTCGGTTGCCGTCCTTTCGGAGCTGGATACCCTTGGCAAGGCGCTGGCCCGGATGGTGGCCAAGCTGAAAGACGTGGTGGCCGATGTCAAGAATGCCGCCGACAATGTCACGGCGGGGAGCCAGGAACTCTCTTCCAGTTCCGAGGAGATGAGCCAGGGGGCGACGGAACAGGCTGCCGCCGCCGAAGAGGCTTCATCGTCGATGGAACAGATGTCGTCCAACATCCGCCAGAATGCCGACAACGCCTCCCAGACGGAAAAGATCGCCGTCAAGAGTGCCCAAGACGCCCGGGAGGGGGGAAAGGCGGTAGCCGAGACGGTGGTGGCGATGAAGGAGATCGCCGGCAAGATTTCGATCATCGAAGAGATCGCCCGGCAGACCAACCTGCTGGCGCTCAATGCGGCCATCGAGGCGGCCCGGGCCGGCGAGCACGGCAAGGGATTCGCGGTGGTCGCCGCCGAGGTGCGCAAGCTGGCCGAACGGAGCCAGAAGGCGGCCGGCGAGATCAGCGAACTTTCCTCGACCAGTGTCGAGGTGGCCGAGAAGGCGGGCGGGATGCTGGCCCGGATGGTACCAGACATCCAGCGGACCGCCGAGCTGGTCCAGGAGATCAGTGCCGCCAGTCGGGAGCAGGATGCCGGCGCCGAACAGATCAACCGGGCGATCCAGCAGCTCGATCAGGTGATCCAGCAGAATGCCAGTGCCTCGGAAGAGATGGCTTCAACCTCAGAAGAGTTGGCTTCCCAGGCGGAACAGCTCCAGTCGATTATCAGCTTTTTCAAGACGGGCGAAGAGAGCAGCCAGGGCGCCCGGCGGGATGCCGCTGCCGGGAAAAACGGCGCCAATGCCAAAAAGCGCCTCGGGTATGGCCCGGCCGGCGCCGCGTCCCGTCCCCGGCCCGGTGCTGCCGGGGGGACGCGCCAGGCTGGGGCGGCCCGGGGGGTGATGCTCGATATGGGCGCTGCCAGCGACGGGATGGACGACGAATTCGAGAAGTATTGA
- a CDS encoding methyl-accepting chemotaxis protein, protein MKLANLKIGKRLGLGFGLVLLLLLLVAASGYWGLHILTGATSQMAHHEARVAEHSARLRANVLGMRRFEKDAFINMGSPEKVAEYYGKWKEQLDHASARIADLEKVVESQQDLELIKGMKENLAGYVAGFNKVYNQVTAGKITSTKDANAAIGQYKDEIHKLEGAAQDFADQGNKRMAKQEQVVQQVATKSTTVMLCLTLLAVLACVAISVIITRSITAPLLEGVSIANRLATGDLEMTIEVARADEAGELLAAMKNMVESLRESALAAEKVANGDLTVAVRIRSEKDLLGKNLNAMVTTVKGLLGETDRLIQAVQAGKLDNRGDATACNGAWSELVAGINRLIDAFVTPINATAGYLERIARGDVPPPLSETYYGDFNEIKNNLNALIEALTGITATAQQIAAGDLRVEIRERSAQDELMQALASMVAKLREVVTEVIVAADNVASGSQELSASSEQMSQGATEQAAAAEEASSSMEEMSSNIRQNADNASQTEKIAVKSATDASDGGKAVSETVTAMKEIAGKISIIEEIARQTNLLALNAAIEAARAGEHGKGFAVVAAEVRKLAERSQKAAGEISELSSTSVEVAEKAGAMLARMVPDIQRTADLVQEISAASREQDTGAEQINRAIQQLDQVIQQNASAAEEMASTSEELASQAEQLQTSIAFFKVDDVRLARRHVASAKQAKKQLAAHIGGRQAAAATAAGKAAVDGVVLEMLQDHDSVDQEFERY, encoded by the coding sequence ATGAAACTGGCAAATTTGAAAATCGGCAAACGGCTGGGGTTGGGTTTCGGGTTGGTCCTGCTGCTGCTGCTTTTGGTAGCCGCTTCGGGATACTGGGGGCTTCACATCCTGACCGGCGCGACCAGCCAGATGGCGCATCACGAGGCGCGGGTTGCCGAACATTCCGCCCGGCTGCGGGCCAATGTGCTCGGCATGCGGCGTTTTGAAAAAGATGCGTTCATCAACATGGGGTCGCCGGAAAAGGTCGCCGAATACTACGGAAAATGGAAAGAGCAGCTCGACCATGCCTCTGCCCGGATCGCCGACCTGGAGAAGGTCGTCGAGAGCCAGCAGGACCTGGAGCTCATCAAGGGGATGAAGGAAAACCTTGCCGGATACGTGGCGGGATTCAATAAGGTCTACAACCAGGTGACCGCCGGTAAGATTACCAGCACCAAAGACGCCAATGCCGCCATCGGCCAGTACAAGGATGAGATCCACAAGCTGGAGGGGGCGGCGCAGGACTTTGCCGACCAGGGGAACAAGCGGATGGCGAAACAGGAGCAGGTCGTCCAGCAGGTTGCCACCAAATCGACGACGGTCATGCTCTGCCTGACCCTCTTGGCGGTACTGGCCTGCGTAGCGATCAGCGTTATCATCACCCGGAGCATCACTGCGCCGCTGCTGGAAGGGGTATCGATTGCCAACCGGCTGGCTACCGGCGATCTGGAGATGACCATCGAGGTCGCACGGGCCGATGAGGCGGGTGAATTGCTCGCGGCGATGAAGAATATGGTGGAAAGCCTCCGTGAATCAGCGCTGGCCGCAGAAAAGGTCGCAAACGGCGATCTGACGGTGGCGGTGCGAATCCGTTCGGAGAAGGATCTGCTGGGTAAGAATCTCAATGCCATGGTCACGACGGTGAAAGGGCTCCTTGGAGAGACCGATCGGTTGATCCAGGCGGTTCAGGCCGGGAAACTTGACAACCGGGGCGATGCCACGGCCTGCAATGGTGCCTGGAGCGAGTTGGTGGCCGGAATCAACCGGCTGATCGATGCCTTCGTCACGCCGATCAATGCTACCGCCGGCTACCTGGAGCGGATCGCCCGGGGTGACGTGCCGCCGCCGCTGAGCGAAACCTATTACGGGGATTTCAATGAGATCAAAAACAACCTCAATGCCTTGATCGAAGCGCTGACCGGGATTACCGCCACCGCCCAGCAGATCGCCGCCGGCGACCTGCGGGTCGAGATCCGGGAGCGGTCGGCGCAGGATGAATTGATGCAGGCTCTGGCCAGTATGGTTGCCAAGCTGCGGGAAGTGGTGACCGAAGTGATCGTTGCCGCCGACAATGTCGCCTCGGGGAGCCAGGAGCTTTCCGCCAGTTCGGAGCAGATGTCCCAAGGAGCGACGGAGCAGGCGGCGGCCGCCGAGGAGGCCTCGTCCTCCATGGAAGAGATGTCGTCCAATATCCGCCAGAACGCCGACAATGCCTCCCAGACGGAAAAGATCGCCGTCAAGAGCGCTACCGATGCCAGCGATGGCGGCAAAGCGGTCAGCGAGACGGTGACGGCGATGAAAGAGATCGCCGGCAAGATATCGATCATCGAGGAGATCGCCCGGCAGACCAACCTGCTGGCGCTCAACGCCGCCATCGAGGCGGCCCGGGCCGGCGAGCACGGCAAGGGATTCGCGGTGGTCGCCGCCGAGGTGCGCAAGCTGGCCGAACGGAGCCAGAAGGCGGCCGGCGAGATCAGCGAACTTTCCTCGACCAGTGTCGAGGTGGCCGAGAAGGCGGGGGCGATGCTGGCCCGGATGGTACCGGACATCCAGCGGACCGCCGACCTGGTCCAGGAGATCAGCGCTGCCAGCCGTGAACAGGATACCGGCGCCGAACAGATCAACCGGGCGATCCAGCAGCTCGACCAGGTGATCCAGCAGAACGCCAGCGCCGCGGAAGAGATGGCCTCCACCTCCGAAGAGTTGGCTTCCCAGGCGGAACAGCTCCAGACCAGTATCGCCTTCTTCAAAGTTGACGATGTCCGGCTGGCCCGACGGCATGTCGCTTCGGCCAAGCAGGCCAAAAAGCAGCTTGCCGCCCATATCGGCGGTCGTCAGGCCGCGGCGGCCACTGCGGCCGGCAAGGCGGCGGTCGACGGCGTCGTCCTGGAAATGTTGCAAGATCATGACAGCGTGGACCAGGAGTTCGAACGCTACTAG
- a CDS encoding PAS domain-containing sensor histidine kinase yields the protein MDILEALLQKNEGMLDELVDGYLRQIAGGAYAPTMPGARATAIAGLNRAVLADVSAVEGSAPDGGGAVAAFCAATAAGHRRRGVTLGMFLQALKGYRHAYRDLFCRHLSPRRDEKLLRRLVDGCFDRAELAVCDAWETDRPADRLTELQQANRTLTNEKNKYLTLFDSLNTPAILLDERGLVDVVNAAAAGLHGLSVVAGAGYYGGLLRGRRVAWLDDALASLKRGGRQEDRFEIELDTVAGRRCFEVGLKRLVDVGGRFAGTMALLNDITERQWAEEGMRHYRDQLEEMVDQRTAELMTTNRQLQRELAGRRRVERALRDSEWHYRNLVENAKDVVFTLSPEARITSLNHAFTTITGWPVAEWLGQPIESLVHPEDLPFALQMVRRVLEEEESRPVEIRIRARAGDYQVGEFVGAQQRCNGDVVGILGIARDVTERVRAAAELVSYQQELSTLAAELSLAEERERRRIAGELHDRLGQSLAFARIGLSRLARSVRAAEPARQLDTIATVLEQTIQDVRSLTFQISPPLLYEVGLEAALESLGERFQAEHGFQVAFHDDGEPKPLDGEISVTLYQVVRELLVNSAKHAAARRVTIGISKQCDTVELRVEDDGCGFQTANDPQRREKKGSFGLFNIRQRIGHLGGEIRIDSVVGTGTRVTVTVPASVA from the coding sequence ATGGATATTCTGGAAGCATTGCTGCAAAAAAACGAAGGTATGCTCGACGAACTGGTCGATGGTTACCTGCGGCAGATCGCCGGCGGGGCCTATGCCCCGACCATGCCCGGCGCCCGAGCAACCGCCATCGCCGGTCTCAACCGGGCGGTGCTGGCCGATGTCTCGGCCGTCGAGGGGAGCGCGCCGGACGGGGGGGGCGCCGTGGCGGCATTTTGCGCTGCCACGGCGGCCGGCCATCGCCGGCGCGGCGTCACCCTCGGCATGTTTCTCCAGGCGCTGAAGGGGTATCGGCACGCATATCGTGACCTGTTTTGCCGCCACCTGAGCCCCCGCCGGGACGAAAAGCTGCTCCGCCGGCTCGTCGACGGCTGTTTCGACCGAGCCGAGCTGGCGGTCTGCGATGCCTGGGAGACCGACCGTCCGGCCGACCGGCTGACCGAACTACAGCAGGCCAATCGTACCCTCACCAATGAGAAGAACAAATATCTCACCCTTTTCGACAGTCTGAACACCCCGGCCATCCTGCTCGATGAGCGCGGGCTTGTCGATGTCGTCAATGCTGCCGCCGCCGGTCTCCATGGCCTGTCCGTTGTTGCCGGGGCCGGCTATTACGGGGGATTGCTCCGCGGCCGCCGGGTCGCCTGGCTAGACGATGCTCTTGCCTCGCTGAAACGGGGCGGACGGCAGGAAGACCGTTTCGAGATTGAACTTGATACTGTGGCGGGGCGGCGCTGTTTCGAGGTCGGCCTGAAACGGCTGGTTGACGTCGGTGGCCGCTTTGCCGGGACGATGGCGCTGTTGAACGATATCACCGAGCGACAGTGGGCTGAAGAGGGGATGCGGCATTACCGCGACCAGTTGGAGGAGATGGTCGACCAACGGACCGCCGAGCTGATGACGACCAATCGGCAACTGCAGCGGGAACTTGCCGGCCGGCGGCGGGTGGAACGGGCGTTGCGGGATTCGGAGTGGCACTACCGGAACCTGGTGGAGAATGCCAAGGATGTTGTCTTCACCCTCTCGCCAGAAGCCCGGATCACCTCGCTCAACCACGCCTTTACCACGATTACCGGCTGGCCCGTCGCTGAGTGGCTCGGCCAGCCTATTGAGTCGCTCGTCCATCCGGAAGATCTTCCCTTTGCGCTGCAGATGGTCCGTCGCGTCCTGGAGGAGGAAGAGTCCCGGCCGGTGGAAATCAGGATCCGGGCCCGGGCCGGCGATTACCAGGTCGGCGAGTTTGTCGGCGCCCAGCAGCGCTGCAACGGGGACGTGGTGGGCATCCTCGGCATCGCCCGCGACGTCACCGAGCGGGTCAGGGCGGCGGCGGAACTCGTTTCCTATCAGCAGGAGTTGAGCACGCTGGCGGCCGAACTGTCGTTGGCGGAGGAGCGGGAGCGGCGGCGGATCGCCGGCGAACTCCATGATCGGCTCGGCCAGTCGCTCGCTTTTGCCCGGATCGGCCTGAGCCGGCTGGCCCGCTCGGTGCGGGCAGCCGAGCCGGCCCGCCAGCTTGATACCATCGCCACCGTGCTCGAACAGACCATCCAGGATGTCCGGTCGCTGACCTTTCAGATCAGCCCGCCGCTGCTCTACGAAGTCGGCCTTGAGGCGGCGCTGGAATCCCTCGGGGAACGTTTCCAGGCCGAGCACGGCTTTCAGGTGGCGTTCCATGACGATGGTGAACCGAAGCCGCTCGACGGAGAGATCAGTGTCACCCTTTACCAGGTGGTTCGTGAACTGCTCGTTAACAGTGCCAAGCATGCTGCCGCACGCCGGGTGACGATCGGCATCAGCAAGCAGTGCGATACCGTCGAACTGCGGGTCGAAGACGACGGCTGCGGTTTTCAAACTGCCAATGACCCGCAGCGCCGAGAAAAGAAAGGGAGCTTCGGCCTCTTCAATATTCGTCAGCGAATCGGTCACCTTGGGGGCGAGATCCGGATCGATTCGGTGGTCGGCACCGGAACGCGGGTGACCGTCACGGTGCCGGCCAGCGTGGCTTGA
- a CDS encoding HD-GYP domain-containing protein: MMESVLFVDDEAMVLEYLGCLFRNEGVKVLLANDGAEALEIVRREEVAVLVTDYLLPVIDGLELIARVKTLSVATVPILMSGITDLPAFLEQQQPEPLFCHFEKPWKGPEMVSAVREGVKRFRELRNRKRREECLIHSLGRLIERKDGWTKGHCDRVADYALLIADALQLSEQERQEIQQGSWLHDCGKIRVPALILNAERRLTDEEFAVIKMHPLWGVEIAGRSRLPERVINIVQSHHERLDGLGYPHGLAGREIPLEARIVAIADIYDALSSDRPYRPAFPAETARNMVAQMAGSALDPELVRLFFLQLDSQQRAGQPAHAVMLPGCRGGRCGDYPDCVNRPVADAELVA, translated from the coding sequence ATGATGGAAAGCGTCCTATTTGTCGACGATGAGGCGATGGTTTTGGAATATCTCGGCTGCCTGTTCCGTAACGAAGGGGTCAAGGTCTTGCTGGCGAACGACGGTGCCGAAGCCCTGGAGATCGTCCGGCGCGAGGAAGTTGCCGTTCTGGTGACCGATTATCTCCTGCCGGTAATCGACGGCCTGGAACTGATCGCCCGTGTCAAGACGCTGTCGGTGGCCACGGTGCCGATCCTGATGTCGGGAATTACCGATCTGCCGGCATTTCTCGAACAGCAGCAACCGGAACCGCTCTTTTGCCATTTCGAGAAACCGTGGAAGGGGCCGGAGATGGTCAGCGCCGTCCGGGAGGGGGTCAAGCGCTTTCGGGAGTTGCGCAACCGCAAACGGCGCGAGGAATGTCTTATCCATTCCCTCGGCAGGCTGATCGAGCGCAAGGATGGCTGGACGAAGGGGCACTGCGACCGGGTAGCCGACTATGCCCTGCTGATTGCCGATGCCTTGCAGCTGTCCGAGCAGGAGCGGCAGGAAATCCAGCAAGGCAGTTGGCTCCACGACTGTGGCAAAATCCGGGTGCCGGCCTTGATTCTCAATGCCGAACGCCGGCTGACCGACGAAGAGTTTGCCGTAATCAAGATGCATCCGCTCTGGGGGGTTGAAATCGCCGGTCGGTCGCGGTTGCCGGAGCGGGTGATCAATATCGTCCAGAGCCATCACGAGCGCCTTGACGGTCTCGGGTACCCGCACGGCCTTGCCGGCCGGGAGATTCCCCTTGAGGCACGGATCGTCGCCATTGCCGACATTTACGACGCTCTCTCGTCGGATCGTCCCTACCGGCCGGCCTTCCCTGCCGAAACCGCCAGGAACATGGTGGCCCAGATGGCCGGGAGCGCCCTCGATCCCGAACTGGTCAGGCTGTTTTTTCTGCAGCTTGACAGTCAGCAGCGGGCGGGGCAGCCGGCCCACGCGGTGATGCTGCCCGGCTGCCGTGGCGGCCGGTGCGGCGATTATCCGGATTGTGTGAACAGGCCGGTTGCCGATGCGGAATTGGTTGCCTGA
- a CDS encoding methyl-accepting chemotaxis protein gives MKIGTRLGLGFGSVLAIFAIIVVVSIVMLKEVDRESRQVAKESLPAMMAAYEMDVAVTSISEVLTDVAATHSRDGIKEAEEQVKKFNEALSFFSEMYRRENDAKGLKEVDELADDFKAFHDSGLKMADTYLNQGQEAGNRLMAEFDPIRGKLTAAVEKFQKSQADEAQSNSLDTVAAVGKIVMIMLILGGCALLLSIVIAFLITRSITRPLLEAVGASNRLAEGDLMVDINPRGKDETGQLLEAMKNMMDKLKQVVGEVKSAADNVASGSQELSSTSEEMSQGATEQAAAAEEASSSMEEMSSNIRQNADNAMQTEKIATKSAEDAREGGKAVAGTVTAMREIAAKISIIEEIARQTNLLALNAAIEAARAGEHGKGFAVVAAEVRKLAERSQKAAGEISELSASSVGVAEQAGEMLARLVPDIQRTAELVQEISAACREQDTGAEQINKAIQQLDQVIQQNASASEEMASTSEELAAQAEQLQTAISFFKVGSGPAMRGPAVAKNATKKVQISHLGQGHANGYAHAPGAPARAAAGVNLQMGGDDQLDAEFEKF, from the coding sequence ATGAAGATCGGAACCCGTCTCGGTCTGGGCTTTGGCTCTGTCCTGGCTATCTTTGCCATTATCGTCGTCGTGTCGATAGTGATGCTGAAAGAGGTTGATCGGGAGTCGCGTCAGGTGGCGAAGGAATCCTTGCCCGCCATGATGGCGGCTTACGAAATGGATGTGGCGGTTACCTCCATCTCCGAAGTGCTGACCGACGTTGCGGCCACCCATAGCCGTGACGGGATTAAGGAAGCCGAGGAGCAGGTGAAGAAATTCAACGAGGCCCTGTCGTTTTTCTCTGAGATGTACCGCCGCGAAAACGACGCCAAGGGACTTAAGGAAGTAGACGAACTTGCCGACGACTTCAAGGCCTTTCATGACAGTGGGCTCAAAATGGCCGACACCTACCTCAACCAGGGGCAGGAGGCTGGCAACCGGTTGATGGCGGAGTTCGATCCGATCCGCGGCAAGCTGACGGCTGCCGTAGAGAAATTCCAGAAGAGCCAGGCCGACGAGGCCCAGAGCAATTCGCTTGATACGGTGGCCGCCGTCGGCAAGATCGTCATGATCATGCTGATTCTGGGTGGCTGCGCCCTGTTACTGAGCATCGTTATCGCCTTCCTGATTACCCGGAGCATTACCCGGCCGCTGCTGGAAGCTGTCGGCGCTTCCAACCGCCTCGCCGAAGGCGACCTGATGGTCGACATCAACCCGCGCGGCAAGGACGAGACGGGCCAACTGCTGGAAGCCATGAAGAATATGATGGACAAACTGAAGCAGGTGGTCGGCGAGGTCAAGAGCGCTGCCGACAACGTCGCCTCCGGTAGCCAGGAACTGTCGTCCACCTCCGAGGAGATGTCTCAGGGAGCCACCGAGCAGGCGGCGGCCGCCGAAGAGGCCTCGTCGTCCATGGAAGAGATGTCGTCCAATATCCGGCAGAACGCCGATAATGCCATGCAAACCGAGAAGATTGCCACCAAGAGCGCCGAAGATGCCCGCGAGGGGGGTAAGGCAGTGGCGGGAACGGTGACGGCGATGCGGGAAATTGCGGCGAAAATCTCGATCATCGAGGAGATTGCCCGGCAGACCAATCTGCTGGCGCTCAATGCGGCGATCGAAGCGGCACGGGCCGGCGAGCACGGCAAGGGATTCGCCGTGGTGGCCGCTGAGGTACGCAAGCTGGCGGAGCGGAGCCAGAAGGCTGCCGGCGAGATCAGCGAACTGTCGGCGTCCAGCGTCGGCGTGGCGGAACAGGCCGGCGAGATGCTGGCCCGGCTTGTGCCGGATATCCAGCGGACCGCCGAACTGGTCCAGGAGATCAGTGCCGCCTGCCGCGAGCAGGATACCGGTGCCGAGCAGATCAATAAGGCGATCCAGCAGCTCGACCAGGTGATCCAGCAGAATGCCAGCGCTTCCGAAGAGATGGCCTCGACGTCCGAGGAACTGGCGGCTCAGGCGGAACAGCTCCAGACGGCCATTTCCTTCTTCAAGGTCGGCAGCGGTCCGGCGATGCGTGGTCCCGCCGTGGCCAAGAACGCGACGAAAAAGGTCCAGATTTCGCACCTGGGGCAGGGGCATGCCAACGGCTACGCGCATGCGCCTGGCGCGCCGGCCCGGGCCGCGGCGGGCGTCAATCTCCAGATGGGAGGGGACGATCAGCTGGATGCCGAATTCGAAAAATTCTGA
- a CDS encoding chemotaxis protein CheW, whose translation MSVASITEVRQYLTFKLADEVFAVDVAKVREILEYTSITKVPQTPGFMRGVINLRGSVVPVVDLRLKFGMSETEQTINTCIIVVEVLHEEETLILGALADSVQEVFELEPEQIEPAPRIGTKLNTDFILGMGKYGEQFIMILDIDKTFTSDELASADGLAANEAA comes from the coding sequence ATGAGCGTAGCGTCAATAACCGAGGTTCGCCAGTATCTTACCTTTAAACTTGCCGACGAAGTATTTGCGGTCGATGTGGCGAAGGTGCGGGAAATACTTGAATATACGTCGATTACCAAGGTCCCCCAGACCCCCGGGTTCATGCGCGGGGTGATCAATCTGCGCGGCAGCGTGGTGCCGGTGGTGGATCTGCGGCTGAAGTTCGGCATGTCGGAAACCGAGCAGACCATCAATACCTGCATTATCGTCGTCGAAGTGCTCCACGAAGAGGAAACGCTCATTCTCGGCGCCCTGGCCGACTCGGTGCAGGAGGTGTTTGAACTTGAGCCGGAGCAGATCGAGCCGGCGCCGCGGATCGGCACCAAGCTGAATACCGACTTCATCCTCGGTATGGGTAAGTACGGGGAACAATTCATTATGATCCTCGACATCGACAAGACGTTCACCAGCGACGAACTGGCCTCGGCCGACGGCTTGGCCGCCAATGAGGCGGCGTAG
- a CDS encoding CheR family methyltransferase → MFGSTSTSTATSPEVKFTTATMSDREFGQFSEFIYGQCGIKMPPAKKTMLEARLQKRLRKLGLRSFREYAEFLFSREGVESELVHMIDVVTTNKTDFFREPGHFDFLVGQALPALLERERSAGQRRLRIWSAGCSSGEEPYTLTMVLSEYAEVNPGFSFGILATDICTEVLEKARLAIYDEERIEPVPLALRKKYLLRSRERNQGLVRVVPELRRLVTFRRLNFMDSDFGIHEPFDIIFCRNVIIYFDKQTQEQLLNKFCRNLVPGGYLFMGHSETLSGLDVPVVQVASTVYRYGR, encoded by the coding sequence ATGTTCGGTTCTACTTCTACGTCTACTGCCACTTCTCCGGAAGTGAAATTTACCACCGCGACGATGTCGGACCGGGAATTCGGCCAGTTCAGCGAATTCATCTACGGTCAGTGCGGCATCAAGATGCCCCCCGCCAAGAAGACCATGCTCGAGGCCCGGCTGCAGAAGCGGCTGCGCAAGCTCGGTCTTCGCTCGTTTCGCGAGTACGCTGAGTTCCTTTTCAGTCGTGAAGGGGTCGAAAGCGAGTTGGTCCATATGATCGACGTCGTGACGACCAACAAGACCGATTTCTTTCGCGAGCCGGGACATTTCGATTTTCTGGTCGGGCAGGCCCTGCCGGCCTTGCTCGAACGTGAACGGTCTGCCGGCCAGCGCCGCCTCAGGATTTGGAGCGCCGGCTGTTCCAGCGGCGAGGAACCCTATACCCTGACGATGGTCCTCTCCGAGTATGCCGAGGTCAACCCCGGTTTTTCCTTCGGCATTCTTGCGACCGACATCTGTACCGAAGTGCTGGAGAAAGCCCGGCTGGCGATCTACGACGAGGAGCGAATCGAACCAGTTCCGCTGGCGCTGCGGAAGAAATATCTGTTGCGGAGCCGGGAGCGGAACCAGGGATTGGTGCGGGTCGTGCCGGAGTTGCGCCGTCTTGTCACGTTCCGCCGGCTCAATTTCATGGATAGCGACTTCGGTATCCATGAGCCGTTCGATATCATCTTTTGCCGGAATGTCATCATCTACTTCGACAAGCAGACCCAGGAACAACTGCTCAATAAGTTCTGCCGCAATCTCGTCCCCGGCGGTTACCTGTTTATGGGCCACTCAGAAACACTCAGCGGTCTCGACGTGCCGGTGGTGCAGGTCGCTTCGACGGTTTACCGGTACGGCCGATGA